In Methanofastidiosum sp., the genomic window AACTACCACTATTAATATCCTTTGTACTTTACTCCAACCCACAAGCGGAATTGCGAGCATTTCAGGATATGATGTTACAAATGATAGAGATGATGTCAGAAGTTCGATAGGGATAGTCTTCCAAGATCCCTCTTTGGATGGAGATCTCACAGGAGAAGAAAATCTAAGATTTCACGGCATGGCTTATAATATCCCAAAAGAGACTCGCGAAGAAAGGATGAAGTACTTACTTGAAATGGTCGACCTTTACGATAAAAAAGATGAACTTACAAAGAATTATTCTGGGGGTATGAAAAGAAGGCTTGAAATAGCAAGGGGTCTTTTGCATCACCCTAAAGTCCTATTCCTCGATGAACCCACAATAGGGCTTGACCCCCAAACTAGGAATAGAATTTGGGAACATATTATAGAACTGCAGGAAAAAAAGGGGATAACTATTTTTTTGACCACCCATTATATGGAAGAAGCTGAGAATTGTAATAGAATTGCTATTATAGATCATGGTAAGATAATCGCCTTGGATACCCCTGAGAATTTGAAAAAAGCCCTTAAAGGAGATCTGATTACGCTTAAAACTTCAGATAATGAAAAAGCCAATGAAGTTCTTAAAACCTGTTTTTCACTTAATCCGCATATTAAAGATGATTCCATATATATTTATGCTGATAATGGAGAAAATTTTGTTCCTAAGCTTTTCAGAGCTTTAAGAAATTATGAGATTACTTCTGTCAGTGTTAGAAAACCTACCTTAAATGATGTGTTTATTAAACTAACAGGAAGAGAAATTAGAGAAGAAACTATGGGCGCGGTAGGGAAAATGCGAGAGATGACGAGAGGCAGGTAAAAATGATGTTAAATGCAGTATATATCATATGGCTTAGAGAACTCAAAAAATTTGTTAGAGATAGGTCTAGGCTGGTATCTTCTATTGCTCAGCCATTAATCTGGTTATTGCTCTTAGGTACGGGTTTTGGTGCAACCTTTGGTAAAGTCGGTGACCTACAGTATATTCAATTTATGTTTCCAGGGATTCTCGTAATGACACTCTTATTCTCCTCAATGTTTTCTGCCATATCAATAATATGGGATCGTGAGTTTGGATTTCTTAAAGAAATGTTAGTTGCTCCAATAAGCAGAACATCCATAGCTCTTGGGAAAGCTGTCGGTGGCGCTTCAAGGAGTACGATACAGGGATTAATAATCCTAATATTTTCGCCCTTGATTGGCATCAATATGACCTTGGCAAAATTTCTCATGGTTGTTCCCCTTATGTTTTTTATCTCTTTCACTATTTCAGGGATTGGAATAATAATTGCTGCCAGAATGGAATCATTTGAAGGATTTAATCTAATAATAAACTTTATAGTTATGCCTATGTTCCTTCTAAGCGGCGCAATTTTTCCAATTGCTAATCTTCCATCTTGGTTATCTGTCGTGGTAAATATTAATCCGCTTTCTTATGGCGTAGACATCATGAGATGGGTTATGACCGGAGTCACTGAAAGAGGTCCAGTTTTTGATATAATGGTGCTTTCTTTGGTGTGTGTTTTTACTACTACAATATCCGTATACCTTTTCTCAAAAGGAAAATAAATATTTTATAAAATATTTTTTGCTATTTCTAAAGATTTCATTGTTAGTTCCAGCGTGCTGTCCAGATCATTTAAATCCACTATTTCCACGGTAGAATGAATATATTTTGAGGGGATTGAAATAACTGCAGTTGGTATACCTTCCTTTGTTATGTGGACAGCAGCCCCATCAGTACTCCCGCTTGAGATGTGAGTCTGATATGTTATTCCAGATTCCTTTGCAGCTTTCAGCAATATTCCTTTTACCTTTTCACTTAAAATAAATCCCCGATCCATAAGATCTATTGATGGGCCCTTCCCAAGGCTTATAGTGACTTTATCTGCTTCAGTTTTTGGCAATGGTCCCCCGGCAGTCGAATCAATAATAATTGCAAAATCTATATCAATTCCATAAGCTGCAGTTTTAGCCCCCCTTAGACCAACTTCCTCCTGCGTAGTAAACACTCCGTACAAAGTATAATCCTGTTTTTTTATTTTTTTAAGAATTTCAATTAGTACTGCACATCCCGCCCTATTATCAAAAGATTTGCAGCTTACAATATTTTCTTTCCCAAGCTCTGAAAATGAAATATCCCTAGTGATTGGATCTCCCGGTTTAATTCCAAGTAGTTCGACATCTTCTTTTGTGCTCAGTCCGACATCTATCCTTAGGTCTTCTATCTTTAATGCCTTATCTTTCTCTTCTTGTGGCGTGATATGGGGTGGTTTAATCCCTATTACTCCAGTAATATCTTTTTTTGAAGAATGAATTTTTACTCGCTGTGATCCAAGGCTTCTCGGATCAAATCCACCAATTGTCTCAAAGGAAATAAAGCCCTTATCGTCTATATATTTTACCATGAAACCTATTTCATCCATATGGGCTGCGATCATAACTTTGAATTTACCTGGGCCTTTTTTTGTTGTAATTAAATTTCCCATAGAATCTTCTTTTATATCATCAACAACATTTCTTATCTCATCGATAATTATCTGCTTTATTGTGTTTTCATGACCAGAAACTCCCGGTGCCTCGGATAGTTTCTTTAACAATTCTTTCAAATTAATCACATCCTAGTAAGATTTTAATTACTCCAAATATAAAAATATCCATGCTTTCACAAAAATTTCTGCTAGCCAACATTAAAGATATAAAATATATATGATTATTTTTTTCATGTCTGACGTTGATATTATCAAATTTATCGAAAGCAAGAAGAATTTTATTGAGAATACTATAGAAAAATACATTCCAAAGGATATGAACAGTAAGAACTTCAAATCAAAATCAAGATATGAAGTTGATTTTAAAGCTTTGAATTATGGCATATCAAAACCGCTCTGGGATTTTCTTGGATATGGTGGAAAAAGATGGCGACCAGTTCTTTTTCTTTTGATATCCCAAGCCCTTGGCGCAGATATGAAAAAAATAAGTGATTTTTTAGTCATTCCCGAAATTGCCCATAACGGAACCATAGTAATAGATGACATTGAGGATGGTGCCGAACTAAGAAGAGGAAAGCCAGCCCTGCACAAAGTTTACGGAGAAGATATAGCGATAAATTGTGGAAATGCAATGTATTTTTTGCCGCTACAGGTAGTGGATGATCATAAAGACAAAATAGATGTTGGGGTGCTCTATAAAGTATACTCAATCTATCTAGAAGAAATGAGAAATCTTCACTATGGTCAGGCTTTAGACATAACATGGCACAAGGGCATACTAAAAAAAGAACCTAGTGTTCAAGAATATCTACAAATGACTGCTTTTAAGACTGGGACTCTTGCCAGAATGGCCGCAAGAATGGCAGTAGCTCTTTCAGAAAAAGACGAAATAATAGAAACTAAGTTTGGGAGGTTTGCTGAAAGTATTGGTATAGCATTTCAGATTCAAGATGACCTATTAGATTTAACAACAACTGAAAAAGAGCGAGAAGCCTTTGGAAAATCTTACGGCAACGACATAAGTGAAGGCAAGAGAAGCCTAGCAGTTATTTATTCCTTATTGGCTCTAGATAAAATAAAAAGAGACAGATTGATTAAAATTTTGAATTCGCACACAAAAGAAAAGAAACTTATTGACGAGGCTATCAATCTTATCAAAGAAACAGGGGCCATTGGATTATCAAAAAACACTGCAAATAAACTTGTGATTGAGTCATGGAACGAGATAGATAGTGAACTTAAAGAAAGCGAAGCTAAGCTATACTTAAAAGCATTTTCTGAGTTTTTGATAAAAAGAAAAATTTAATTAGCCATATATCTGGCCTAATTTCTCATATTTTTTCTTATCGTATTCTCTCCTTACTTCTTCAGGTAAACTTGGAGATACCTGTTTTAATGCAGCCATGAATTGTTCTTTTGTAACTATTTTAGATGTGATATCTTCTCTTAATGCTGTCATAGCTGCCTCCCTGCAAATAGCTTCTATGTCTGCTCCAGAATAATCCTCTGTAAGTTTAGCAAGTTCATCTAAATTCACATCTTTCTCTAAAGGCATTTTGCTAGTATGAATTTCAAATATCTTCTTACGAGCCTTTAGATCTGGTGCATGAACTAGTATTATCTTATCAAATCTACCTGGCCTTAACAATCCTGGATCGACCATATCTGGTCTGTTTGTAGCACCTATAACAACTACTTGACTTAATTCCTCTAACCCATCCAATTCAGTAAGAAGCTGATTTACTAATCTTTCTGAAACTCTTGTACCCTCCTCGCCTCCTCTTCTGGGTGCAATGGCATCAATTTCATCGAAAAATATCACTGTTGGAGCCGCCTGTCTTGCTTTTCTAAATATTTCTCTCATTGTCTTTTCGCTTTCTCCAACCCATTTACTCAAGATTTCTGGACCTTTTATCGAAATAAAGTTAGCTTCGGATTCCCCGGCGACTGCTTTTGCAAGAAGTGTTTTGCCGCATCCAGGGGGCCCATAGAGAAAAATACCTTTTGGAGGCCTTATTCCCATACCGGTAAAGGCTTCAGGCTGTTTTATTGGCCATTCTATAGCTTCCATTAATTCTCTCTTTATTTCATCCAATCCCCCAACGTTATTCCACCCCACGTTAGGAGTTACAACCATTACCTCTCTCATTGCCGACGGCTCTATCTTCTTTAATGCATTTTCGAAATCATCTTTTGTAACTTTAATCTTCTCAAGTAGTTCTTGGGATACCCTTGTATCGCCTAAATTTAAGTCAGGCAATAATCTTCTAAGGGATGCCATTGCAGCTTCTTTGCACAAAGCTTCTAGGTCCGCTCCCACAAAACCATGAGTCTTAGATGCGAGCATGTTCAAATCTACATCATCTGTTAAAGGCATAGCCCTTGTATGGATTTGAAGGACTTCCTTTCTGCCACCCTTATCTGGAACGCCAATCTCAATTTCTCTATCAAATCTGCCAGGCCTTCTTAGGGCTTCATCGATAGCATTTATCCTATTAGTTGCTGCAATAACAATAACTTTTTCTCTAGATTTTAACCCGTCCATCAAAGCAAGCAACTGTGCAACAACTCTTCTCTCAACTTCCCCAGTCACTTCACTTCTCTTAGGGGCAATTGCATCAATTTCATCAATAAAAATTATTGCCGGTGCATTTGTCTCCGCATCTTTGAACATATTTCGCAGATTTTCCTCAGACTGTCCATAAAACTTACTCATTATTTCAGGCCCGTTTATTGATTTAAAGTGGGCGTGAGATTCTGAGGATACGGCTTTAGCAATCAAGGTTTTTCCAGTGCCCGGGGGTCCGTAAAGAAGAACCCCTTTGGGTGGCGAAATACCTAGCCTATCAAAAATTTCTGGATGTTTCAAAGGCAATTCTATAATCTCTCTAACAACTTGAATTTTATCTTTGAGCCCGCCTACATCTTCATAGGTTATCCCAGATATCTCATTTTCTTCTGATTCACTGTACTGCGTTCTAACTTCTATCTCTGTACCGCTGGATACTCTAACTATGCCTTGTGGGCTAGTTGAAACAATTATAAATCTCATTTCGCCTAGTGAAAAGGGCGTCATTTCCAAGAGATTGCCAATCATTTTATCAAAAAGTGGATCTCCAGTTTCTTTCATTCTTGATTGGCTGTTTACACTTATTATATCTCCCTTTACTAATGCCCTTCCTAAAATATTTCTTTGAAGGATATTCCCGGGAATAAGCATTTGGGCCCCTTTCTGGGTTGGGGCTAGAACAACCCTGCCTGCTTCTTTTGTCTCTATTTTAGTTACTTCAATGTACTCGCCCATACTTGCTTTAGCATTTCTTCTGATTAGCCCATCCATTCGTATAATAGCAAGATCTTTATCATCAGGATACGAATCAACAACTATGGCGGCAGTCTTACGTTTTCCAAAAATTTCGACTATGTC contains:
- a CDS encoding ATP-binding cassette domain-containing protein, translated to MNIIEIKNLTKKYGEKSAVDNISFEVIEGEIFGFLGPNGAGKTTTINILCTLLQPTSGIASISGYDVTNDRDDVRSSIGIVFQDPSLDGDLTGEENLRFHGMAYNIPKETREERMKYLLEMVDLYDKKDELTKNYSGGMKRRLEIARGLLHHPKVLFLDEPTIGLDPQTRNRIWEHIIELQEKKGITIFLTTHYMEEAENCNRIAIIDHGKIIALDTPENLKKALKGDLITLKTSDNEKANEVLKTCFSLNPHIKDDSIYIYADNGENFVPKLFRALRNYEITSVSVRKPTLNDVFIKLTGREIREETMGAVGKMREMTRGR
- a CDS encoding ABC transporter permease gives rise to the protein MMLNAVYIIWLRELKKFVRDRSRLVSSIAQPLIWLLLLGTGFGATFGKVGDLQYIQFMFPGILVMTLLFSSMFSAISIIWDREFGFLKEMLVAPISRTSIALGKAVGGASRSTIQGLIILIFSPLIGINMTLAKFLMVVPLMFFISFTISGIGIIIAARMESFEGFNLIINFIVMPMFLLSGAIFPIANLPSWLSVVVNINPLSYGVDIMRWVMTGVTERGPVFDIMVLSLVCVFTTTISVYLFSKGK
- a CDS encoding CDC48 family AAA ATPase; protein product: MEPGESEIVKLKVASASQQDVGRGIVRIDKRYQDMIGIKRGDIVEIFGKRKTAAIVVDSYPDDKDLAIIRMDGLIRRNAKASMGEYIEVTKIETKEAGRVVLAPTQKGAQMLIPGNILQRNILGRALVKGDIISVNSQSRMKETGDPLFDKMIGNLLEMTPFSLGEMRFIIVSTSPQGIVRVSSGTEIEVRTQYSESEENEISGITYEDVGGLKDKIQVVREIIELPLKHPEIFDRLGISPPKGVLLYGPPGTGKTLIAKAVSSESHAHFKSINGPEIMSKFYGQSEENLRNMFKDAETNAPAIIFIDEIDAIAPKRSEVTGEVERRVVAQLLALMDGLKSREKVIVIAATNRINAIDEALRRPGRFDREIEIGVPDKGGRKEVLQIHTRAMPLTDDVDLNMLASKTHGFVGADLEALCKEAAMASLRRLLPDLNLGDTRVSQELLEKIKVTKDDFENALKKIEPSAMREVMVVTPNVGWNNVGGLDEIKRELMEAIEWPIKQPEAFTGMGIRPPKGIFLYGPPGCGKTLLAKAVAGESEANFISIKGPEILSKWVGESEKTMREIFRKARQAAPTVIFFDEIDAIAPRRGGEEGTRVSERLVNQLLTELDGLEELSQVVVIGATNRPDMVDPGLLRPGRFDKIILVHAPDLKARKKIFEIHTSKMPLEKDVNLDELAKLTEDYSGADIEAICREAAMTALREDITSKIVTKEQFMAALKQVSPSLPEEVRREYDKKKYEKLGQIYG
- a CDS encoding polyprenyl synthetase family protein, yielding MSDVDIIKFIESKKNFIENTIEKYIPKDMNSKNFKSKSRYEVDFKALNYGISKPLWDFLGYGGKRWRPVLFLLISQALGADMKKISDFLVIPEIAHNGTIVIDDIEDGAELRRGKPALHKVYGEDIAINCGNAMYFLPLQVVDDHKDKIDVGVLYKVYSIYLEEMRNLHYGQALDITWHKGILKKEPSVQEYLQMTAFKTGTLARMAARMAVALSEKDEIIETKFGRFAESIGIAFQIQDDLLDLTTTEKEREAFGKSYGNDISEGKRSLAVIYSLLALDKIKRDRLIKILNSHTKEKKLIDEAINLIKETGAIGLSKNTANKLVIESWNEIDSELKESEAKLYLKAFSEFLIKRKI
- a CDS encoding M42 family metallopeptidase, whose protein sequence is MKELLKKLSEAPGVSGHENTIKQIIIDEIRNVVDDIKEDSMGNLITTKKGPGKFKVMIAAHMDEIGFMVKYIDDKGFISFETIGGFDPRSLGSQRVKIHSSKKDITGVIGIKPPHITPQEEKDKALKIEDLRIDVGLSTKEDVELLGIKPGDPITRDISFSELGKENIVSCKSFDNRAGCAVLIEILKKIKKQDYTLYGVFTTQEEVGLRGAKTAAYGIDIDFAIIIDSTAGGPLPKTEADKVTISLGKGPSIDLMDRGFILSEKVKGILLKAAKESGITYQTHISSGSTDGAAVHITKEGIPTAVISIPSKYIHSTVEIVDLNDLDSTLELTMKSLEIAKNIL